The Procambarus clarkii isolate CNS0578487 chromosome 24, FALCON_Pclarkii_2.0, whole genome shotgun sequence genomic interval gttgttgacctatggttgttgaccttgggttgttgacctcgggttgttgacctctggttgttgacctcgggttgttgacctcgggtagttgacctctggttgttgacctcgggttgttgacctcgggttgttgacctcgggttattgacctctggttgttgacctcgggttgttgacctcgggttgttgacctcaggttgttgacctctggttgttgacctcgggtggTTGACCTCGGGTAGTTGACCTCTGGTTGTTCATCTCAGGTTGTTGACCTCgagttgttgacctcgggttgttgacctcgggttgttgacctctggttgttcATCTCGGGTTGTTgccctcgggttgttgacctttGGTTGTTtacctctggttgttgacctcgggttggtgacctctggttgttgacctcgggttgttgacctcgggttgttgacctcgggtagttgacctctggttgttgacctcgggttgttgacctctggttgttcatctcgggttgttgacctcagGTTGTTGACCTCGGATTGTTGACCTTTggttgttgacctctggttgttgacctcgggttggtgacctctggttgttgacctcgggttggtgacttctggttgttgacctcgggtagttgacctctggttgttgacctcgggttgttgacctctggttgttcatctcgggttgttgacctcgggttgttgacctcgggttgttgacctttggttgttgacctctggttgttgacctcgggttggtgacctctggttgttgacctcgggttggtgacttctggttgttgacctcgggttgttgacctcgggttgttgacctcggatagttgacctctggttgttgacctctggttgttgacctctggttgttgaccacgggttgttgacctctggttgttgacctcgggttgttaaCCTCGCgttgttgacctctggttgttgacctcgggttgttgacctctggttgttgacctctggttattgacctcgggttgttgacctctggttgttgacctcgggttgttgaccttgGGTTGTTGACCTcaggttgttgacctcgggttgttgacctctggttgttgacctcgggttgttgacctcgggtagTTGACCTCAGGTTGTTggcctcgggttgttgacctctggtagttgacctctggttgttgacctcgggttgttgacctcgggttgttgacctcgggtagTTGACCTCTGGTTGTTCATCTCGGGTTGTTGATCTCgagttgttgacctcgggttgttgacctcgggttgttgacctctggttgttcatctcgggttgttgacctcgggttgttgacctttggttgttgacctctggttgttgacctctggttgttcatctcgggttgttgacctcgggttggtgacctctggttgttgacctcgggttggtGACCTCGGGTTGgtgacctctggttgttgacctcgggttgttgacctcgggtggttggcctctggttgttgacctcgggttgttgacctctggttgttgacctcgggttgttgacctctggttgttgacctcggaTTGTTGCCCTTTGGTTGTCGACttcgggttgttgacctcgggttgataacctctggttgttgacttcgggttgttgacctcgggtagTTGCCCTTTggttgttgacctctggttgttgacctctgtTGATCTCGGGTTGTTGACTTCGGGTTGCTGACCTAGGGTagttgacctctggttgttgacctcgggttgttgacctcgggtagTTGACCTCTGGatgttgacctctggttgttgacctatggttgttgaccttgggttgttgacctcgggttgttgacctcgggttgttgacctctggttgttgacctcgggttgttgacctcgggtagTTGACCTCAGGTTGTTGACCTCTGGTagttgacctctggttgttgacctcgggttgttgacctcgggttgttgacctcgggtagTTGACCTCTGATTGTTCATCTCGGGTTGTTGATCTCgagttgttgacctcgggttgttgacctcgagttgttgacctctggttgttcatctcgggttgttgacctcgggttgttgacctctggttgttgacctctggttgttgacaTCTGGTTGTTCatctcgggttgttgacctcgggttggtgacctctggttgttgacctcgggttggtGACCTCGGGTTGGTGACCtatggttgttgacctcgggttattGACCTCGGGTAGTTggcctctggttgttgacctcgggttgttgacctctggttgttgacctcgggttgttgacctctggttgttgacctcgggttgttaacctcgggttgttgacctcgggttgttgacctctggttgttgacctctggttgttgacctcgggttgttgacctctggttgttgacctcggaTTGTTGCCCTTTGGTTGTCGACTTCGGGTTTTTGACCTCGGGTTGTTAACCTCTGGTTGTTGACttcgggttgttgacctcgggtagTTGCCCTTTggttgttgacctctggttgttgacctctgtTTGTTGATCTCGGGTTGTTGACTTTGGGTTGCTGACCTAGGGTAGTTGAcatctggttgttgacctcgggttattGACCTCGGGTATTTGACCTCTGGatgttgacctctggttgttgtcctatggttgttgaccttgggttgttgacctcgggttgttgacctctggttgttgacctcgggttgttgacctcgggtagttgacctctggttgttgacctcgggttgttgacctcgggttgttgacctcgggttgttgacctctggttgttgacatcgggttgttgacctctggttgttgacctcgggttgttgaccttgGGTAGTTGACCTCAggttgttgacctctggttgttgacctcgggtggTTGACCTCGGGTAGTTGACCTCTGGTTGTTCatctcgggttgttgacctcgagttgttgacctcgggttgttgacctcgcgttgttgacctctggttgttcatctcgggttgttgacctcgggttgttgacctttGGTTGTTtacctctggttgttgacctcgggttggtGACCTCTGGTTGTttacctcgggttgttgacctcgggttgttgacctctggttgttgacctcgggttgttgacctcgggttgttcatctcgggttgttgacctcgggttgttgacctcgggttgttgacctttggttgttgacctctggttgttgacctcgggttggtgacctctggttgttgacctcgggttggtgacttctggttgttgacctcgggtagttgacctctggttgttgacctcgggttgttgacctctggttgttcatctcgggttgttgacctcgggttgttgacctcgggttgttgacctttggttgttgacctctggttgttgacctcgggttggtgacctctggttgttgacctcgggttggtgacttctggttgttgacctcgggttgttgacctcgggttgttgacctcggatagttgacctctggttgttgacctcgggttgttgacctctggttgttgacctcgggttgttgacctctggttgttgacctcgggttgttaacctcgggttgttgacctctggttgttgacctcgggttgttgacctcgagttgttgacctcgggttgttgacctcgggtagttgacctcgggttgtttacctcgggttgttgaccttgggttgttgacctcgggtagTTGACCGcgggttgttgacctctggttgttgatCTCGGGcatgttgacctcgggttgttgacctcgggttgttgacctctggtTATTGATCTCGaattgttgacctcgggttgttgacctcgggttgttgacctctggttgttgacctcgagttgttgacctcgggttgttgacctcgggtagttgacctcgggttgtttaCCTTGGGTTGTTGACCttgggttgttgacctcgggtagttgacctcgggttgttgacctcgggttgttgacctctgaTTATTGATCTCGgattgttgacctcgggttgttgacctcgggttgttgacctcgggttgttgaccttgggttgttgacctcgggtagttgacctcgggttgttgacctctgattgttgacctctggttgttgatCTCGGgatgttgacctcgggttgttgacctctggttgttgacctctggttgttgacctcgggttgttgacctcgggttgttgcCCTTTGGTTGTCGACttcgggttgttgacctcgggttgttgacctctgaTTGTTGATCTCGGGTTGTTGACTTCGGGCTGctgacctcgggttgttgaccttgGGTAGTTAACttcgggttgttgacctcgggttgttgacctcgggttgttgaccttgggatgttgacctcgggttgttgacctcgggttgttgacctcgaGTTGTTGACCTTGTGtagttgacctcgggttgttgaccccgggttgttgacctctggttgttgacctcgggttgttgacctcgggttgttgacttcgggttgttgacctctggtagttgacctcgggttgttgacctctgggttgttgacctcgggttgatGACCTCGGATTGTTGatctcgggttgttgacctctgggttgttgacctcgggtttttgacctcgggttgttgacctcagGTTGatgacctcgggttgttgacctctggttgttgacctcgggttgttgacctctggttgttgacctctggttgttgacctcgggctgttgacctcgggttgttaacctctggttgttgacctcgggctgttgacctctggttgttgacctcgggctgttgacctctggttgttgacctctggttgttgacctcggg includes:
- the LOC138368238 gene encoding variant surface antigen E-like, with the translated sequence MNNQRSTTRGQQPEVNNSRSTTRDEQPEVNYPRSTTRGQQPEVNNLRSTTQGQQPEVNNQRSTTRCQQPEVNNPRSPTRGHQPEVNNQRSPTRGQQPEMNNQMSTTRGQQPEVNNPRSTTRDEQPEVNNSRSTTRGQQLEINNPR
- the LOC138368240 gene encoding autotransporter adhesin BpaC-like — encoded protein: MRSTTRGQQPEVNNQRSTTQGQQPKVNNPRSTTRGQQPEVNNPRPTTQGQQPEVNNQGSTTRGQQPEANNPRSTTRGQQPEVNNPRSTTRGQQPEVNNQRSITRGQQPEVNNQRSTTRGQQPEVSNQRSTARGQQPEVNNPRSTARGQQPEVNNPRPTTQGQQPEVNNQGLTTRGQQPEANNPRSTTRGQQPEVNNPRSTTRGQQPEVNNQRGQQPEVNNPRSTTRGQQPEVINLRSTTRGQKPEVNNPEVNNPRSTIRGHQPEVNNPEVNNPRSTTRGQQPEVNNPRSTTRGQQPEVNNPGSTTRGQLHKVNNSRSTTRGQQPEVNIPRSTTRGQQPEVNNPKLTTQGQQPEVSSPKSTTRDQQSEVNNPRSTTRSRQPKGNNPRSTTRGQQPEVNNQRSTTRGQHPEINNQRSTIRGQQPEVNYPRSTTQGQQPEVNNPRSTTRGQQSEINNQRSTTRGQQPEVNYPRSTTQGQQPKVNNPRSTTRGQQPEVNNSRSTTRGQQPEVNNPRSTIRDQ
- the LOC138368236 gene encoding variant surface antigen E-like; this translates as MNNQRSTTRGQQPEVNNPRSTTRGQLPEVNNLRSTTRGQQPEVNNQRSTTRGQQPEVNNPRSTTIGQQPEVNIQRSTTRGQQPEVNNQRSTTLGQQPEVNNPRSTEVNNQRSTTKGQLPEVNNPKSTTRGYQPEVNNPKSTTKGQQSEVNNQRSTTRGQQPEVNNPRSTTRGQPPEVNNPRSTTRGHQPEVTNPRSTTRGHQPEVNNPR